From one Solanum stenotomum isolate F172 chromosome 12, ASM1918654v1, whole genome shotgun sequence genomic stretch:
- the LOC125849507 gene encoding cathepsin B-like protease 3 — MKHITIFLLLVAVSTLVLQVVAENPISQAKAESAILQDSIVKQVNENEKAGWRAALNPQFSNFTVSQFKRLLGVKPTRKGDLKGIPILTHPELLKLPQEFDARVAWPQCSTIGRILDQGHCGSCWAFGAAESLSDRFCIHYGLNISLSANDIVACCGYLCGDGCDGGYPLEAWKYFVRKGVVTEECDPYFDNKGCSHPGCEPSYPTPQCKRKCVKENLLWNKSKHFGVNAYLINSDPYSIMTEVYKNGPVEVSFTVYEDFAHYKSGVYKHINGEEMGGHAVKLIGWGTSEDGEDYWLLANQWNRGWGDDGYFKIRRGTNECGIEEEVVAGMPSPKNLNVELDVSDAFLDASM; from the exons ATGAAGCACATAACcatttttttgcttttggtTGCTGTCTCTACCCTTGTTTTGCAG GTTGTTGCAGAAAATCCAATATCCCAAGCTAAAGCGGAATCTGCAATCCTTCAG GACTCAATCGTTAAACAggttaatgaaaatgaaaaagctGGATGGAGAGCTGCACTGAACCCTCAATTCTCGAATTTCACA GTTTCCCAATTTAAGCGCCTTCTTGGAGTTAAGCCCACAAGAAAGGGTGATTTGAAGGGTATCCCTATTTTAACTCATCCAGAACTTTTGAAGTTACCCCAAGAGTTTGATGCACGAGTGGCTTGGCCTCAGTGTAGCACTATTGGGAGAATTCTTG ATCAG GGACATTGTGGTTCTTGTTGGGCTTTTGGTGCTGCTGAGTCGTTGTCTGATCGTTTCTGTATTCATTATGGCTTG AATATCTCTCTGTCGGCAAATGATATCGTAGCATGCTGTGGCTATTTATGTGGGGATGGTTGTGATGGTGGATATCCATTAGAAGCTTGGAAGTACTTTGTTCGCAAGGGTGTGGTCACTGAAGAG TGTGACCCTTACTTTGATAATAAGGGATGTTCCCACCCTGGATGTGAACCTTCATATCCCACTCCACAGTGCAAGAGGAAGTGTGTTAAAGAGAATCTACTCTGGAATAAATCCAAGCATTTTGGCGTCAATGCATACCTGATCAACTCCGATCCGTACAGTATCATGACAGAAGTTTACAAGAATGGACCAGTTGAGGTTTCTTTTACTGTTTACGAG GATTTCGCTCACTACAAGTCTGGAGTTTACAAACACATAAATGGTGAGGAAATGGGAGGCCATGCTGTTAAGCTCATTGGATGGGGAACCTCTGAGGATGGAGAGGACTATTGG CTCCTTGCCAATCAATGGAACAGAGGCTGGGGTGAC GATGGCTACTTCAAGATCAGAAGAGGAACAAACGAGTGTGGCATTGAAGAAGAAGTGGTTGCAGGAATGCCTTCACCCAAAAACCTGAACGTGGAACTTGATGTCTCTGATGCTTTCCTCGACGCTTCAATGTGA